ATGATCTCCGCGCCGCGCTTGGCCACCCGCGGGATGAACTCGTCGGTGTACCAGGTGCGATCCACCTGAACCGGGGTGCCGTCCACCGTGGCGTAAGTGATGTCCGGGAACTGGGTGTCGCCGTGATTGCCCCACACCACGAGGCGCTCGATGTCGTTCGGCCAGATCTCAAGCTTTTGCGCCAGCATCGACAGCGCACGGTTGTGGTCGAGGCGCATCATCGCGTTGAAGCGGTCCGCCGGCACGTCCGGGGCGGCCTTGTTGGCGATGTAGGCGTTGGTGTTCGCCGGGTTGCCCACCACCAAAACGCGGACGTCGTCGGCGGCGTTCTCGTTGATCGCCTGGCCCTGGCCGATGAAGATCTTGCCGTTGGCCGAAAGCATGTCCGCGCGCGATTCGCCCTTGCCGCGCGGCTTCGCGCCGACGAGGAACGCGGCCTGCGCGCCGTCGAACGCCAGGCTCGCAGAATCCGTCACCGTGATCCCGCTAATCAACGGCAGCGCCGAGTCGGATAGTTCCATCGCGGTGCCCTCCGCCGCACGCACCGCAGCCGGGATCTCAAGCAGGGTCAGATTAACAGGCGTGTCCGGGCCGAACACGTCGCCGTCGGCAATGCGCCACAGCAGCGAGTACGCGATGTTGCCGGCCGCGCCGGTGACGACGACGTTCACAGGTGCCTTGGTCATGGAGGGACCTCCTCGTTTCTGTCGGTTGATCGCTACTCAACTTACCCCCGCAGGGGGCAATATGCTTCTCACTCGCACGGTCTTGGGGCACGATATGGGGCAGACATTATTCACGCGCGACGCGGAAACGGGGTTTATTAGGACATGGTCGACGAAGCGCCTTCGCCCGAATCGGTCGTGCGCGCCGCCGTGTCCGCATTCGCCCGGCGCGGCTACTCGGGCGTGAAGTTGGACGGCCTGGCAAAGAAGACCGGCATGACCAAGCGCATGATCCACTACCACTTCGGCGACAAGCGCGGCCTCTATCTGGCGGCGCTGAAGGAGGCGAGCGGGCGGATCGCCCCGCCGGCGGAGATCTCCAACCGTTCCTACGCCGCGCCGGTGGAGGGGATGCGCCGCTACGTGGACGCGCTCTACCACGCGTTTTTGGACAACCCGGACGCGGTGCGGCTCATCCTGCGCGAAAACCTCGACCCGGTGGCCGCCGAGGAGGACGCGGCAACGCTCGCCGAGGCGAACGACGTGCTGCTCCACGTCGAGCGGCTCCTGCTCGCCGGCCAGGACGCCGGCGCCTTCCGCCCCGGCATTTCCGCGGTGGACCTGCTGACGCTGATCGCGTCGCTGTGTTTCTTCCGCATCGGCAACGGACTGACCGCCCTGAGCGTGAGTGACGTCGACCTGGAAAGCCGCCGCAACGTCGACGGGATGCGACGCATGGTCATCGACACCGTGCTGACGTTTTTAACGTCCAACATCCCCCACTCCGGCTACGAGTCCTATCTGGAGTCCAGCCCGGCGTCGGTGGAAGACCACGCCGGCATTTACAGCGCCGACGGCGGGATCGTCTAAGCCGACTGCTTTTCTTCCGCCTCGAGGAACTTCGGCTCAGCATCCCCGCGCGCGGCCGCCTCGTCGACGACGACCTCGGCAACCCCGTCGCGGTCCGGCAGCTCGTACATCACAGGCACGAGCAGCTCCTCCATGATCGCGCGCAGGCCGCGGGCGCCGGTCTTGCGCTCGGCCGCCTTGTCCGCAATCACGCCGAGGGCCTCGTCGGTGACGGTCAGCTCCGCACCGTCCATGGCAAACAGGCGCTTGTACTGCTTCACCAGCGAATTCTTCGGCTCGGTGAGCACGCGCTTCATAGACTCGCGGTCCAGGTCGTCCACGTGCGCGATGATCGGCAAACGGCCGATAAACTCCGGGATCAGGCCGAACTTCACCAGGTCGCCGGGCTGAACCTGGCTCATCAGGTTTGCCTCGTCACGCTCGGACTTGGAGTCGATCTCCGCGCCGAAGCCAATGCCCTTCTTGCCCACGCGCTCGGCAACCACTTTGTCCAGACCGGCGAACGCGCCGGCGACGATGAACAGGATGTTCGAGGTATCCACCTGGATGAACTCCTGGTTCGGGTGTTTGCGCCCGCCCTGCGGCGGCACGGAGGCGGTCGTGCCCTCGAGGATCTTCAAAAGCGCCTGCTGCACGCCCTCGCCGGAGACGTCGCGAGTGATCGACGGGTTTTCGGACTTGCGCGAGATCTTGTCCACCTCGTCGACGTAAATGATGCCGTGCTGCGCGCGGTTGACGTCGAAATCCGCCGCCTGCAGCAGTTTGAGCAGGATGTTCTCCACGTCCTCGCCGACGTAGCCGGCCTCGGTGAGGCTGGTGGCGTCGGCAATCGCGAACGGCACGTTGAGCATGCGTGCCAGCGTCTGCGCCAGATACGTCTTACCGGAGCCGGTCGGGCCGAGCAGCAAGATGTTGGACTTGGCGATCTCCACGTCTTCGTCGCGCGAGCGCGAGGTCACATTCGACCCCTCGGCCCGGATGCGCTTGTAGTGGTTGTACACCGCCACCGCCAGCGTGCGCTTCGCGGCGTCCTGGCCGATGACATACTCGTCCAAAAACGCGGTGATCTCGCTCGGGCGCGGCAGTCGCTCGCCGGTGTCTTCCTGACGCTCCGCGCCGGCGAGCTCTTCTTCGATGATCTCGTTGCACAGCTCGATGCACTCGTCGCAGATGTACACGCCTCCGCCCGCGATGAGCTTGCGGACCTGCTGCTGGCTCTTACCGCAAAAAGAGCACTTCAGAAGGCTGGCGCTGTCGTGCGTGGTTGCCATATGCGCGTATCTACTCCTGTATTTTCGCCGTAAACAGACCCAAGTTTAGTGGGTCGTGAATGCCTCACCCTACAACGCGTGACGACGCGAAACAGTTCCCGCCCAAAAGGGCCACATGGGGAGCATGACAACGTTGCACACCACCGAATTCGGAAACCCTGATGCGGCGCGCACCGTCGTGCTGCTGAGCTCGATTGCCACCACCCACGAAGCCTGGAACAAGCAGATCGCAGTGCTTGCCGACGACTACCGCGTCGTCGCTGTCGACCATCGCGGGCACGGCGACTCCCCCACTCCAAACACCCGGCCGGCCGGTGTCGAGGACTTGGCGCGCGATGTCCTTGACGCGCTCGATGCCGCCGGGGTGGGTCGTTTCTGCGTCGTCGGCCTGTCGTTCGGCGGCGCGATCGCCCAGTGGCTTGCGGCCAACACCGACCGCGTGGACAAGGCAGTGTTCGCCGCCACCGCCACGTACCTCGGCGGTGAGGAGCGCTGGGCCGAGCGCTGCGGCATCGTGCGCCGCGACGGCACCGGCGCGCTCGCAGGGGCACTCATGCAGGCGTGGTTTACCGACGCCTTCCGCCAATCCCACGCCGACGAGGTGCGCTGGGTGCACGACATGGTCGAGCGCATCGACGACGAAGGCTACGCCCAAAACGGCGACGCCCTCGCAACCTGGGACTTCGAGGCGGAGCTGCCAAAAATCACCTGCCCGGTGCTCACCATCGCCGGCGCCGATGACGCGTCGACCAGCCCGGCGGACTTGGACACCATTGCCAAGGGCGTGTCCGGCCCGGTGCGCTCCGTGGTCATCTCGCCGGGGGCGCACCAGGTGGCAATTGAAAACCCCGACGCGTTCAACTCCGCACTGACCTCGTTCCTAGCGGAGTAATCAGCTAGCCTAAAGAAGTTGTCCGTGCCTGAAAGGAAGTCCGACTCGTGAAACGCCGCCGCACACTCGCCGCTTTGTCCGCAGCCATGATCGCCGTGGCGGTCCTTCCTGCCTGCGGAAACTCGGAAGACGAGGTGCGCATCGCGGAGCCGGTGCTCGACTTCCCGCAGACCAGCACCACGCCGACCCCGACGCCGACGACCACCGAGAACGACGACGAGGAGGCGACAACCTCGTCGACGACCACGAAATCGTCGTCAAGCAAGTCGACCTCGTCGAAGACCTCGTCGTCGAAGAGGACATCGACGAAGTCCTCCAGCCGCCGCTCGAGCAGCTCCGGCGGTTCCGGCGGCTCCGGCAACGCCGTGCGCGAGCCGGAGCCGGCGCCGGCGCGCGAGGTCGTCGCCCAGGACGAGCCGGGCGCGGCGTGTGCGTGGCCGTCGCAGGGCTCCCAGGGCTCCGGCGACGAGTACTCCACGTTCTGCGACCGCGAGTGGGCTCGCACCGTCACCCCGGACGGCCAGGACTACTACTGGACCGCCCGCGGCAACGGCTGGGCGTCGGTGGACCCGCAGGACACCTCGAACGGCGTGTGCTGGTCGCGCGAGGACTTCGAGGGCGCTCCGGCGCAGATCCAAAACGCGGTGCAATTCTGCGACGACAACGCCCCAGCCGAGGATGAGGCCTAGGTCGTCGAGACCGACACCGAGGAGTAACCCCCACAAGCTAAAAAGCGCCCTGGCCGGGCGCTTTTTGTGTTGCTAACCGTTGAGCTTGCGGTAGTCGAAGACCTGATCGATGATCCCGTACTCCACGGCCTCTTCGGCGGTGAGGATCTTGTCGCGGTCGGTGTCGATGCGCACCTGGTCCGCCGTGCGGCCCGTGTGGTGTGCCAACGTGTTTTCCATCAGGCGGCGCATGCGGTCGATCTCAGCGGCCTGGATCTCCAGGTCCGAGACCTGGCCCTGGGTGCCTTGGGTGGCCGGCTGGTGGATGAGCACGCGCGAGTTCGGCAGTGCCGCGCGCTTGCCCGGCGCACCGGCGGCGAGGATCACCGCAGCCGCAGAGGCGGCCTGGCCGAGGCAGACGGTCTGTACGTCGGGGCGGACGTACTGCATCGTGTCGTAAATCGCCATCAGCGCGGTGAACGAACCGCCCGGGGAGTTGATGTACATGGTGATGTCGCGATCCGGATCCTGGGACTCGAGCACGAGCAGCTGCGCCATGATGTCGTTCGCGGACGTGTCGTCGACCTGGGTGCCGAGGAAGACGATGCGCTCCTCAAACAGCTTGCCGTAGGGGTCGATCTGCTTCGTGCCGAAACTGGTTTCCTCGAGGAACTGCGGCAGCACGTAGCGGGAGCTGGGCATTTGGAAAGTCATAGTCGTTATCTCCTTGAATCCTCGTGTGCCTTAGTTTTCGCCGATAGAGTGCTCGCCGGCCTGGGCGGCGTTCTCGATGACGTGGTCCACGATGCCGTACTCCTTGGCCTCGAGCGCGGTGAACCAGCGGTCGCGGTCAGAGTCCTTGGTGATCTGTTCGAAGGACTGGCCGGTGTGCTCAGCGATGAGCTCGGCCATCTCGCGCTTCGTCGACGCGAACTGCTCTGCCTGGATCGCGATATCGGCAGCGGTGCCGCCCACACCTGCAGACGGCTGGTGCATCATGATGCGCGCGTGCGGCAGGGCGTAACGCTTGCCCTTGGTGCCGCCGGAGAGCAGGAACTGGCCCATGGAGGCGGCCAGGCCCATGCCGTAGGTGGCGATGTCGCACGGGGAGTACTTCATCGTGTCGTAAATCGCCATACCGGCGGTCACGGAGCCGCCCGGCGAGTTGATGTAAAGGTTGATGTCGCGGGTCCGATCCTCTGCCGAGAGCAGCAGGATCTGGGCGCAGAGCTTGTTGGCGATCTCATCGTCCACCTGCTGACCCAGGAAAATGATGCGCTCCCGCAGGAGGCGCTCGTACACCGAGTCTCCCAAGTTCATGCCTTGAGTCGGGGAAGTCATGGCAGATGCTCCTTCGCTAGTTTTGTCGTGTAACGCCACTACCCTACTCGGCAGCTCTGCCAACTCCGAGCCTGTTCGCTACCGGCGTACGGGCCACTCTTTTCAGCAACGCAAAAGCGGCCGGAAGCATGATCGCTCCCGGCCGCTTAAAAGGCGTAGAAAATTAGTCTTCGGACTCTGCCTCGTCCTCTTCCTCGATCTCGCCGAAGTACTCGTTCGGATCGACCTTGTTGCCGGCCTCGTCCTTCACCGAGGTGCGCGAGATGGCGGCGGCGAGAGCCTTGCCGCGGCGCACGTCGGAGAACAGGTTGGCAATCTGGCCGGACTGCTGCAGCTGGGCGACGAACTGGTTCGGGTCCATGCCGTAGGACTGCGCCGTGAACAGGATGTGGTCGGTGAGCTCCTGCTGGGAGACCTCCGGCTTTTCCTCCTCGGCGACGGCGTCGAGGAACAGCTGGGTGCGCACAGACTCCTCGGCCTGCTCGCGGGACTGCTTGTCAAACTCCTCGCGGGTCGTACCCTGCGCCTCGAGCATCTGCGCCAGCGCGTTCTCGTCGTGGGCCATCTGGCCGAGCAGCTGGTGGAGCTGGTTGTGCACCTGCTCGTCGACGATCGACTCCGGCAGCGCGAACTCGACCTGGGAGAGGGCGGCCTTGAGCACCTCGTCGCGGATGTCGGCGGCCTGCTGCGCCTTCGCGTTCTCCTCGACCTGCTCGCGGGTGGAGTTACGCAGCTCGTCGACGGTGTCGAACTCGGAGGCCATCTGCGCGAACTCGTCGTCAAGCTCGGGCAGCTTGCGCTCCTTGGTCTGCTTGACGGTGACCTTAACGTTGGCTTCCTCGCCCTTGTGGTCGCCGTACTGAATCTTGGAGGTGAACTCGCCCTCCTCGCCGGACTTCAGGCCGCGCAGTGCCTTGTCCAGGCCGTCGAGCAGGTCGTCGGCGCCGACGCGGTAGGTCAGGCCCTCGGCGGATGCGTCGTCGAGCTTCTCGCCGTCGACGGTCGCCTCGAGGTCGATGATGGCGAAGTCGTTGGTCTTGAGCTTGCGCTTGGTGTCCTTCAGCTCACCGAAGCGCTCACGCAGGGTGTCCAGCTCGGCGTCGACAGCCTCGTCGTCGACCTTGAGCTCCGGCACGGTGACGTCGATCTTGGAGAAGTCCGGCACGGTGATCTCCGGGCGGACGTCGACCTCAGCGGTGAACTCGACAACGTCGTTGTCCTCGATCTTGGTGATGTCGATCTCCGGCTGGCCGAGCGGGTTGATGTCGTTCTCTGCGAGCGCGGTCTCGTAGCGGGTCGGCAGCATGTCGTTGACAACCTGCTCGAGGATCGGGCCGCGGCCGAAGCGGGCGTCAATGAGCTGGCGCGGGGCCTTGCCACGGCGGAAGCCCGGGATGTTGACCTGCTGGGAGATCGCCTTGTACGCCTGGTCGATCTCCGGGCCCAGCTCGTCGAACGGCACGCTGACGTTGAGCTTCACGCGGGTGTCGCTGAGCTTTTCGACGTTAGTCTTCACGGGTTTCTCCTGTACTTGTTCGAACAACGAGTGTCAGATGGTTTTTATGTGGCGGGCCCGCATTACTGCGGACCCGCCGTTGTCGGGGCGACAGGATTTGAACCTGCGACCCCCTGCTCCCAAAGCAGGTGCGCTACCAAACTGCGCCACGCCCCGGTTGGCGGCTAAACCGCCACGGTATGAGCCGGATTGGAATGCCCGCACGCGGCTCAGGTCGTACATTGTAGCGGGGGTTAAAACACCCCTCGCATTAAGGGCACAAAAACGCCGGCCCCGCAACCGGAACCGGCGTCTACCCTTGGAGGGAATGACGGGAATCGAACCCGCGTCTTCAGCTTGGAAGGCTGAGGTATTAGCCACTATACGACATTCCCATGTGCGAAAATCGCTGCCAGGAACTTTAGCGCAGGCGCATGCGTTGAACCAAACAGCAACGAATTTTAGGAGGAGCCATGCTCGGTCTACTGCTCATCGTTCTCGTCGTCGGCGCGCTGTTTGCGCTGCCGTCGTCGGGGGGTCGTCGTCAAGTGCAGCAGCGCCAGCAGGTCTCGTTCGACGACGCGTACGCGGACGCGAAGCGCTGGACCGACCGGCTGGGCTCGCAGGTGCTCAACTTATCCGGCAACGACGCCGCCTCCACCCAGGCGATGGCGGACGCGTCCGAGCGTTTTAACGCAGCTTCCGCAGGGCTTGCCGACGCCCGCACGCCCAAGCAGGCCATGCTCGCGCGCGAATCCGCGCTGGAGGGGCTACACTACGTCAACGCCGCCCGCGAGATCATGGGGCTGCCCGCCGGCCCCGCGCTGCCTGAATTGGAAGGCCAGCGCCAGGCGGGGCGCGTGACCGAGGAGCGCAGCGTGCGCCAGGAAGACGGCACCGTGGTCACCGCATCGCCGGTGGCCACCGAGGCGACCCCGCACTACTACCCCGGCGGCGCGGTTGCCGGGCGCCCGGTTCCGGCCGGTTGGTACTCCACTGCATGGTGGGCCCCGGCGATGATGACGGGCATGTGGGCGGCGTCGTCGATGATGTTCTACTCCACCATGTTCGCGGGCATGTCCGGTGCTGCTTCGGCTGAGGCGTTTGAGGCCGGCGGCCTGGGCGACGCGGGCGCGGGCGCCGAGGGCATGGGAGACATGGGTGACATGGGGGATGCCGGCGGCGATTTCGGCGGGGATTTTGGCGACTTCGGCGGCGGCTTCGACTTCGGCGGCTTCGACTTTTAACAGTGCGCTAAGCTGCGCACGATTGCCTAACCCCTAGCTATAAGGAGTGGCCGTGCGTATTGCCGTGCTGCTGAAAGAGGTGCCGGACACCTACAGCGACCGCGAGATGAACCTCGAGACGGGCTTGACGGACCGTTCGGGCGACGTCGTTGCCGACGAGGTCGGCGAGCGCGCCGTAGAGGCCGCCCTGCGCATCGCAGAGTCGCTTGACGACGACACCGTGGTCGAAATCCTAAGCGTCGGCCTCGACACCGCCGCCGACTCCGTGCGCCGCGGCATCGCCATGGGCGCCTCCGATGCGTACCTGGTTTCCGACGACGCCCTGATCGGCGCCGACGTGACGCTGACCGCCGAGGTGCTATCCGCGCTCGTGCGCCAAAACGGCTACGACCTGGTGGTCGCCGGCGCGATGTCCTCGGACGGCGGCACCGGTGTTGTCGCCCCGATGATCGCCGAGCACCTCGACTGGCCGGTGCTGACGAATGTGACGGAAGCGGCGGTGACGGGGTCGTCGATAAGCGCGACGCAAGCCTCTGATGGCGCGGTGGTCGAACTGCGTGCCGACCTGCCCGCGGTGGTTGCGGTGGCCGACGAATTCGCCGACGCCCGCTACCCCAACTTCAAGGGGCTCATGGCGGCGAAGAAGAAGGAACTCAACGCCGTCACGCTGGCGGATCTGGGCGTGGACGCGGAGGATTTCACCCACCCGCGCGCGATCATGGTCGCGATTGACAAGCGCGCTGCTCGCGAGCGCGGCGAGATCATCGACGGTAACTCCACCGCCGCCGCCCGCTTTGTCGACTACCTCGAAGACAACAACCTCATCTAAGGAGCCCCCATGACTGAAATTCTCGTTGTCCCGGACCGCTCCTTTAACGGCGGCCTCGACCACGGCGCCGCCGAGCTGATCGGCGCCGCGTCCGAACTCGGCACGCCCGTCGTGCTTACCGACGCCACCGCCCACGCCGACGCCTTGGGCGAGCTGGGTGCGGCGACGGTGCTGGTCTCCGACGCGCCGCTTGCCGACGCCACCGCCGCCGCCATCGACACCATCAACCCCGCCGCCGTGTTGTTTTCCCACTCCGTGCGCGGGCGCGAAGTCGCCGGCCGCGTCGCCGTGCGTGCGGATAGGGCGCTGCTCACCGACGCCGTGGCTGTGCGCCGCGACGATGAGGGCATCGTCACCGACCACCAGAACTTCGGCGGCGCCTACAACGCCACCGCCGCCGCGACCCACTCCGCGCCGGTGATCACACTGCGCGCAGGTGCCGTGGAAACCCGCGCCGCGGCTGCCTCGCCCGAGGTGCGCGAGTTGCCCGTCGAGGCCTCCGGCCGACGCGTCGTCGAGGTCGTCTCGGCCACCCCGGTCGAGCGCACCTCCACCCGCCCCGACCTGCTCACCGCCGACAAGGTCGTCGCCGGCGGTGTCTCGCTTGGCGATGCCGACATGTTCGAACAGCTCGTCGGCGGACTCGCCGACACCCTCGGCGCCGCGGTCGGCGCAACCCGCTCCGCCGTCGACGAAGACCAGGTGGACTACGAGGCGCAGATCGGCCAGACCGGCGTGGTCGTCAGCCCAAAGCTCTACATCGGCATCGGCATCTCCGGCGCGGTCCAGCACCTCGTGGGCATGCAGACCGCGGACCACATCCTGGCGATCAACAACGACGAGGACGCCCCCATCTTCGACATCGCAGACTTCGGCATCGTCGGCGACATCTTCGACCTGGTGCCGGACATTATCTCCGAAATCGAGGCACGCAAGTAATGGTCCAACTCCGTCGCGGCCTGCCCCGCGTTCCCGGCGGCGAGCCATGGCCCCCGCTTATCGACGACACCCCCGCCCCCGCACCAGCCCCGGCAATGCGCCAGGGCCTGCCGCGCGTGCCAGGCGGCGAGCCGTGGCCGCCGGTTGCTGCCGCGCCTGTTGCTGCCGACACCGCTGCTGCCGCGTCCGCCGAAAACACCGTCGAGGTGCCGCTGCGCCGCGGCCTGCCACGTGTCGCCGGCGGCGACGGGTGGCCGCCCGCTGGCACCGTGCGCGTCGCCGCGCCGCCGGAGGCCGCTGCGCCCGCAGCTGAGCCCGCACCGGTAGCCGAACCGGCACCAGCACCGGCCCCGGCACCTGCTGCCGCCGCTACGCCGAAGCCTGAACCGGTGGAGGCGGAGCGGGGGCGTGGGGTCGTCGATAAGCGATGGCTCGTGGCTCTCGCACTGCTGGCAGTGGTTGCGATCCTCGGGGCGCGCTGGTTTATCGGCACCGACACCGGCGCCGACTTCGTCGAGCGTTACGACGGCACCCAGCCGCTTCCCGACAACGCCCCCGTCGGCTTCCCCGCGTGGCTGAACTGGGCGCACTTCTTCAACATGTTCCTCATGGCGATGATCATCAAAACCGGCATCGACGTGCGGAGGGAGAAGCGGCCGGCGGGCTATTGGACGTCGAAACGCGGACGCAAGATCTCGCTGACGCAATGGCTGCACCAAACCCTCGACATCGCGTGGGTCGTGCTCGGCGTCGTGTTCTACGTGCTGCTGTTTACCACCGGCCAATGGATGCGCATCGTGCCGACGAGCTGGGAGGCCATCCCGAACGCCATCTCCGCCGGCCTGCAATACCTCGCGCTGGACTGGCCGAACGAGCGCAGCTGGGTGGCGTACAACGCGCTGCAGGAACTGTTCTACTTCCTCACCGTGTTCATCGCATCGCCGCTGGCGATCGTGTCCGGGTTCCGCATGAGCTCCATGTGGCCGAAGTCGTGGACCGGGGTGCCCGTCGCGTGGGCGCGCGCCGTGCACTTCCCGACGATGATCTACTTCCTGGTATTCATCGCCATCCACGTCTTCCTCGTGCTGACCACCGGCGTGCGCTCGAACATGAACGGCATGTTCACTGCGCGCGAGTCGTCGGACTGGATCGGCGTGCTGGTGTTCCTGCTGGCACTGGCTGTGACCGCGCTCGGGTGGTTCGTTGCCCGCGGGTCGTTTGCGGCGCCACTTGCCAAACTGACCGGCAAAGTGACCAAGCGGTAGCTGTCAAGGGGTTTGCCAATCTGTGGATAACTTTCCGGCGTGTGCCGGTGGGTTATCCACAGATTTTTTGTTGGGCCTTGTTGGGTCGTTGGGGGCGGCTTTAGCGTTTGGGTCATGGCTTTTGCAGACCTTCTCGGCCCGCGTTTGGCGGATCTGGCCGACTTCGACCGCGACACCGCGCTGAATGCTGGCGTGGCCCCGTCGCGTGTGAAGGATTGGTCTCGCGTGCACGACGTCTACTTCGGCAAAACGAAGTTCACCCGCAAACAAGCTTCAGCGCGCAAGGCAGCGGGGTCGATGCCGTTGGACCAGTTGGGGTTGATCGAACGGAAACTGTCGGTGGTGTCGGATCCTGCCGAGCGGTGGCGGCTGCGACTGGAGCTGCTCGAGTTTTCCGGCCGTTATGATGCGTTGTCACGGCTTGCCGACAGCCTGATCGGTGCTGAGAAACCCGCCCCGAAAAAGGCGTGCCGGTTCACCAAGACCCGTGGCGGGATGCGCACGGTGGCGTTGACGTACAACCAGCGCGACATCGCCGATTTGGAGTTCGCGTTGCGCTCTGTGATCAACCCGGATCTGCCCGCAGCCGAGCAGATGGCTGATGCGCTGGTGCGTCTGCTGCGCGGCGACGGCGACGTTGAGGGTGGCGGTGTGGCGCGTGCGGTACCACGGCCGATCATTATGGTGCCGTTTCCGGAGTGGACGCGCATTCAGTCCGGCGCTGGCGACGAAGTGGTGCTCACGCTGACGGATGGCACCACGATGACCGGGGCGGAGTTTCTGCAACAGGAGTTCGGCGAGGCGTTGGAAGTCGCCGCCTTCCACCCGGTGGAAGGTGCGGTGAATTTGTACCGCACGGCGCGCTTTGCCAACGACAAGCAGCGGGTATTGGCGTCGATGATGACGCCCACGTGTCCGGTGCCGGGCTGCCGGCACGGGGCTGATTCGTGCGAGATGCATCATATCGACGCGTGGCGCTTCGGCGGGGAGACCAACCTGGCGAATCTGGTGCCGTTGTGCCGGTTCCACAACGGTAGGAATGACGACGACCCCGAGGTGCGAAGATACGGGCGCATCCGCATCAGAGACGGCACCCCGATTTGGGTATCGCCTGGGGGCACACCGGTAGAAAACGACACCCCCGGCGCCATGGAACAACTCTTCACCTAGCCGAATACCCCGCCACCGAGCGGGCTATTCGGCGTGCCTGCGTTTAGAGCGGGCGGGCGGCGTCGGTACGCGAGATCTCGACGGCCTTACGCATCACTTCTGCCAGGGCGGATTCGACGCGGGGGCGGGTGGTGTCGTCGATAAGCAAATCTTTGCGCACTTCAAACATGACGGCCAGCACGGAAGTGTTCTTCGCGTAATCGACGGGCACATACGCGCCGGCGAACGGAGTGTTGCGCTCGACGTTGAAGCCGGCGGCGGTGAAGGCGCGGTCAGCTTCGTCGGCAAGAATCGCGGGCGTGTGCACGGAGTGCGTGCCGATGCAGATGTCCGGCAAGAGTTTGCCCGGGTGGATGCGGTACTCGTCGGGCTGGTTGTTGTACGAGTGGACATCGACGATCACCGCGCAGCCGCAGTCCTGGATCCGCCCGGCGACGAGTTTGGACACCGCGTCGGCATACGGGAAGTAGTACTCGGCCTTCAGGTCGGCGACGTCCATGTCGAGGGGGCGCAGCGGGTTGCCGTCGGCGAGTTTCTTGAAAATCGCGCCGCGACCAGTGGAATCCATCGATTCGCGCTCGTTGGAAAACCGCCCCGGATCGGCGACCAGGCGCGAGAGGTTGTTCACGATCATCCACGGCGCCACCCCCGACTGCTCCGCCGCCGCGGCGGCAAGCGTGTCGGTGTGGTCGTCGGTGACGCGGTCGAGCTCCTCGGCAATCTGCTCGTCCGTCGCGATGAAATCCGCCGCGACCTCCGCGGGGATTACGCGCGAAGCGTGCGGCACGTGGACGATGACGGGGCAGTCGTTACTTCCCTCGTGGATGGTGAAGTTCATGGTTTCGCAGGATATAGCGCTCAGGCGCACTTTGCTTGGCGACGACCCCCTCCCCCTCAAACGCGTCCAACCACCCTTCCATGGGAAACTCGCCCCATTTGTCGTAGAAGCGGTTCGCATTAACAACGATGTCTGCGGCGTGCTCGTACGGCGGCGACGACACCGGGTGCCACTGGTGGTACGCGTGCGCCCCGCCGACCCACACGAGTGGGATTCGGTGGCGCTGAAGTTCACGCGCGAAGTCGGTGTCCTCGCCGCCGTAGCCTTCGAAGGTGGGGTCGAAGCCGCCGAAGTCGCCTTCGATGCGGGCCCAGGTGTCGGCGGTCAGTGCGAAG
Above is a genomic segment from Corynebacterium lujinxingii containing:
- a CDS encoding HNH endonuclease signature motif containing protein gives rise to the protein MAFADLLGPRLADLADFDRDTALNAGVAPSRVKDWSRVHDVYFGKTKFTRKQASARKAAGSMPLDQLGLIERKLSVVSDPAERWRLRLELLEFSGRYDALSRLADSLIGAEKPAPKKACRFTKTRGGMRTVALTYNQRDIADLEFALRSVINPDLPAAEQMADALVRLLRGDGDVEGGGVARAVPRPIIMVPFPEWTRIQSGAGDEVVLTLTDGTTMTGAEFLQQEFGEALEVAAFHPVEGAVNLYRTARFANDKQRVLASMMTPTCPVPGCRHGADSCEMHHIDAWRFGGETNLANLVPLCRFHNGRNDDDPEVRRYGRIRIRDGTPIWVSPGGTPVENDTPGAMEQLFT
- a CDS encoding N-formylglutamate amidohydrolase, with protein sequence MNFTIHEGSNDCPVIVHVPHASRVIPAEVAADFIATDEQIAEELDRVTDDHTDTLAAAAAEQSGVAPWMIVNNLSRLVADPGRFSNERESMDSTGRGAIFKKLADGNPLRPLDMDVADLKAEYYFPYADAVSKLVAGRIQDCGCAVIVDVHSYNNQPDEYRIHPGKLLPDICIGTHSVHTPAILADEADRAFTAAGFNVERNTPFAGAYVPVDYAKNTSVLAVMFEVRKDLLIDDTTRPRVESALAEVMRKAVEISRTDAARPL